In Thermotomaculum hydrothermale, a single genomic region encodes these proteins:
- a CDS encoding thiazole synthase, which produces MKPLIIAGKEIKSRLFIGTGKFPSPKVMAEALEVSGAEIVTVALRRVSFNSPDPTLSAIDFDKYIVLPNTSGAKDAEEAVRLARLARAASGINWVKLEVTPDPVYLLPDPFETLKAAEMLVKEGFVVLPYMHADPVLAKRLEDVGCATVMPLAAPIGSARGLKTEEFIRIIVEQANVPVVVDAGLGLPSHAARAIELGADAVLVNTAIALAEDPVKMARAFKLAVESAVLGIEAGPIEEQEKASASSPLTGFLD; this is translated from the coding sequence TTGAAACCGCTTATAATTGCAGGAAAAGAGATAAAATCAAGGTTGTTTATAGGAACAGGGAAATTTCCTTCCCCAAAGGTTATGGCAGAGGCTCTTGAGGTTTCAGGGGCTGAGATTGTTACCGTTGCCTTGAGAAGGGTAAGTTTTAATTCTCCAGACCCAACTTTAAGTGCAATTGATTTTGATAAATACATTGTTCTACCCAATACATCTGGTGCAAAGGATGCGGAAGAGGCTGTTAGGCTTGCAAGGCTTGCAAGGGCTGCATCCGGGATAAACTGGGTAAAACTTGAGGTAACTCCAGACCCTGTTTACTTATTGCCAGACCCTTTTGAAACATTAAAGGCTGCAGAAATGCTTGTTAAGGAAGGGTTTGTTGTTCTTCCATATATGCATGCAGACCCTGTGCTTGCAAAAAGGCTTGAAGATGTCGGCTGTGCCACTGTAATGCCTTTGGCTGCACCAATAGGTAGTGCAAGGGGATTGAAAACTGAGGAATTTATTAGAATTATTGTTGAGCAGGCTAATGTGCCTGTTGTGGTTGATGCAGGTTTAGGGCTTCCATCTCATGCCGCAAGGGCAATTGAGTTAGGTGCCGATGCTGTCCTTGTTAATACTGCAATAGCTTTAGCAGAAGACCCTGTTAAAATGGCAAGGGCTTTTAAGTTGGCAGTTGAGTCTGCTGTTTTAGGCATTGAAGCAGGACCAATTGAGGAACAGGAAAAGGCTTCTGCATCAAGCCCATTAACTGGATTTCTG
- the thiS gene encoding sulfur carrier protein ThiS, with amino-acid sequence MKLRINGEIREFENNLTNVSELLSALKINSRFVAVELNGKVIYKEDFDKTLIKEGDKVEVVSFVGGG; translated from the coding sequence ATGAAATTGAGAATAAACGGAGAGATAAGAGAGTTTGAAAATAATCTAACCAATGTGTCTGAACTTCTTTCAGCTTTAAAAATAAACTCAAGGTTTGTTGCTGTTGAGTTGAATGGAAAGGTAATTTATAAAGAAGATTTTGACAAAACTTTAATTAAAGAAGGAGACAAGGTTGAGGTTGTTTCTTTTGTAGGAGGAGGATAA
- the thiF gene encoding sulfur carrier protein ThiS adenylyltransferase ThiF, which yields MKVFLNGKPVEINRAISLKDFLNKYFSDFDNVILNTVLRPDFSTILKEGDRISVFKKGEIPPDISLKDLMFARQPDNYTERLQQSVVGIAGLGGLGSVIGENLVRAGVGKLVVADFDIVEPPNLNRQRYFVHQIGELKVKAFKENMDKISGFTKVEGHILKITRDNVEVFKDCHIVAECFDNPEAKAELVSGIREKFPEKVIVAASGVAGFDSEKTISVKKISDKIYIVGDGVSEVRDGLGLVATRVGVAASIQSHLIVRILLGLEK from the coding sequence TTGAAGGTTTTTTTAAATGGTAAACCAGTTGAAATAAATAGGGCAATTAGTCTTAAAGATTTTTTAAATAAATATTTTTCTGACTTTGATAATGTTATTTTAAACACAGTTTTAAGACCTGATTTTTCAACTATTTTGAAAGAGGGAGACAGGATTTCTGTTTTCAAAAAAGGGGAAATACCCCCTGACATTTCCTTAAAAGATTTAATGTTTGCAAGACAGCCTGATAATTACACAGAGAGACTTCAACAAAGTGTTGTAGGTATAGCAGGTTTAGGTGGATTGGGGAGTGTTATTGGAGAAAACCTTGTTAGGGCAGGTGTTGGGAAATTGGTTGTTGCAGATTTTGATATTGTTGAGCCGCCAAATTTAAACAGACAGAGGTATTTTGTGCATCAGATTGGAGAGCTTAAAGTAAAAGCATTTAAGGAGAATATGGATAAAATTTCAGGATTTACAAAAGTTGAAGGCCATATTTTAAAGATAACAAGAGATAATGTTGAAGTTTTTAAAGATTGCCATATAGTTGCAGAATGTTTTGATAATCCTGAAGCAAAGGCAGAATTGGTAAGTGGAATTAGGGAAAAGTTTCCTGAAAAAGTAATAGTTGCAGCAAGCGGGGTGGCAGGTTTTGATTCGGAAAAAACTATATCGGTAAAAAAAATATCTGATAAAATTTATATTGTAGGAGATGGGGTGAGTGAGGTAAGGGATGGCTTAGGCCTTGTGGCAACAAGGGTAGGGGTAGCTGCTTCTATTCAATCCCATTTAATTGTAAGAATACTTTTAGGGCTGGAAAAATGA
- a CDS encoding thiamine phosphate synthase, whose amino-acid sequence MKFIAITPDDFNCDDLVNSFCLLKEIGASHIYVRSPLILNSPELKNICEKLKDKGMIPLIPFDKWKDLKDNHIICHFKEKSIVFFNDFLKKNFNFRFSVSCHSIELAEKMLEKGATFVFISPIFKPYSKKDYHLKPLGLDEISPLLDKFGDKVVLLGGIDFERVKGLKLKLQKDFSIAGITMFFGRRD is encoded by the coding sequence ATGAAATTTATAGCAATTACACCGGATGATTTTAATTGTGACGATTTAGTTAATTCATTCTGTTTACTTAAGGAAATAGGGGCTTCCCACATATATGTGAGAAGCCCTTTAATTTTAAATTCCCCTGAATTAAAAAATATTTGTGAAAAATTAAAAGATAAGGGAATGATTCCTCTTATTCCCTTTGATAAATGGAAAGATTTGAAAGACAACCACATAATTTGTCATTTCAAAGAAAAAAGCATTGTTTTTTTTAATGATTTTTTAAAGAAAAACTTTAATTTTCGTTTTTCTGTATCCTGCCATAGTATTGAATTAGCAGAAAAAATGCTTGAAAAAGGCGCAACTTTTGTTTTTATATCCCCAATTTTTAAGCCGTATTCTAAAAAAGATTACCATTTAAAACCCCTTGGGCTTGATGAAATATCACCTCTTTTAGATAAATTTGGGGATAAGGTTGTTTTATTAGGCGGCATTGATTTTGAGAGGGTAAAAGGTTTAAAATTAAAATTGCAAAAGGATTTTTCAATAGCCGGAATTACAATGTTTTTCGGAAGAAGGGATTAA
- a CDS encoding lytic transglycosylase domain-containing protein, whose translation MKKYLILLTTAMIMAAFTGYNNLVKPVNLPMAKNEKNYENSIENSVQYEIEFLQNYQKVLRVLNSVKTNLTEEEKADVARIIAEKSIEYGFSVEFVLAVIQTESSFNKFATSRVGAIGLMQLMPVTGKALAKDFGIVIKDKKHLYNPQLNVTLGMYYLKKLSERFKDMNLVLAAYNMGETALRKYKHKKDLPAFRYAKVVLRRHKKFSEI comes from the coding sequence ATGAAGAAATACTTAATTTTATTAACAACAGCCATGATTATGGCGGCTTTTACAGGGTATAACAACCTTGTTAAACCTGTGAATTTGCCGATGGCTAAAAACGAGAAAAACTATGAAAATTCTATAGAAAACTCTGTTCAATACGAAATTGAGTTTTTGCAAAACTATCAAAAGGTTCTCAGAGTTTTGAATTCAGTAAAAACAAACCTGACGGAAGAAGAAAAGGCAGATGTGGCAAGGATTATTGCAGAAAAGAGTATTGAGTATGGTTTTTCAGTTGAATTTGTCCTTGCTGTTATCCAGACTGAATCAAGTTTTAACAAATTTGCAACTTCTCGTGTTGGTGCGATTGGTCTAATGCAGTTGATGCCAGTCACAGGCAAAGCACTTGCCAAAGATTTTGGGATTGTAATCAAAGATAAAAAACACCTTTACAATCCTCAGTTAAATGTAACCTTAGGTATGTATTATCTTAAAAAACTCTCAGAAAGATTCAAGGATATGAACCTTGTTCTTGCAGCTTACAATATGGGAGAAACTGCGTTAAGAAAATACAAACACAAAAAAGATTTACCGGCATTCAGGTACGCAAAGGTTGTTTTAAGGAGACATAAGAAGTTTTCAGAAATTTAA
- a CDS encoding cytochrome c3 family protein translates to MNFKLNAFLLAILILCVLVIRGLSITGGVHNFKNECSFCHLGIKEPNMLTGSPDFLCKNCHEDIDKRSHPSDFFVKRVLPKRFPLFNNKMTCITCHYAHKSYGSKDTQKRKADNYPYLLRYKKAGKEFCIQCHSVDDICNNCEPSHSVSFGVAHVKFDSPEILKILDRSSRDCMTCHNGVIASNADGGGTQLSWNHLGGIGLSHPIGVNYEEVYRKSPNFYHPPQSLPPQIKLINGKVECLTCHDHYSKLKGKLVMSNRGSKLCLSCHNL, encoded by the coding sequence ATGAACTTTAAATTAAATGCCTTTTTGTTAGCTATTTTGATTTTATGCGTATTGGTTATAAGAGGGCTTTCTATTACCGGTGGGGTTCACAATTTTAAGAATGAATGTTCTTTTTGCCATTTGGGAATAAAAGAACCGAATATGTTAACAGGCTCTCCGGATTTTCTATGCAAAAATTGCCACGAGGATATTGATAAAAGAAGTCATCCGTCAGATTTTTTTGTAAAAAGGGTTTTGCCAAAAAGGTTTCCTCTTTTTAATAATAAAATGACATGTATAACATGCCATTATGCTCATAAAAGTTATGGTTCGAAAGATACACAGAAAAGAAAAGCCGACAATTATCCATATCTTTTAAGATATAAAAAAGCTGGGAAAGAATTTTGTATCCAGTGCCATAGTGTTGATGATATTTGTAATAATTGTGAACCTTCTCATAGTGTTTCTTTTGGCGTGGCTCATGTAAAATTTGATTCACCAGAGATTTTAAAAATTTTAGATAGAAGTTCCAGGGATTGTATGACTTGTCATAATGGTGTTATTGCATCAAATGCTGACGGAGGTGGAACACAGTTATCATGGAATCATTTGGGAGGAATAGGGCTATCACACCCGATTGGGGTGAATTATGAAGAGGTTTATCGTAAATCTCCTAATTTTTATCATCCGCCTCAAAGTTTGCCACCTCAAATAAAATTGATTAACGGGAAGGTTGAATGTTTAACCTGCCATGACCATTATTCAAAGTTAAAAGGTAAATTGGTTATGAGTAATAGAGGAAGTAAACTGTGTTTATCCTGTCATAATTTGTAG